The Saccharomycodes ludwigii strain NBRC 1722 chromosome II, whole genome shotgun sequence genome window below encodes:
- the CFT2 gene encoding cleavage polyadenylation factor subunit CFT2 (similar to Saccharomyces cerevisiae YLR115W | CFT2 | Cleavage Factor Two): protein MTFTLTSLCEVKDDKNNTLSFHGSLLKFENVTILLDPGWFYTNSKNQVNTEEFEDSATISNKLIEFWEPIISDVNIILISQSSIDCLGSYAFLFTLFTSIFYNNQILVYSTLPIISLGRVSTIELYTDCKLIGPFIESQLDLEDIEIAFDYIRSVKYSQTIDLKSITFTDVATNTENNDKFDGLSFVGFNSGHSIGGVIWCVSYFQEEKLIYCPRWNHTRDTLINGSQMIDTGTSKPITALQRPSGIIASTKYTVSSQNSLSWRRKLDLFKKILQEFLNSSNSNTILIPTTIGGRFLDLVACVMDFIYENKTLNRKMATAPPIYLLCYSKGRSLTYAKSMLEWLSNSIVKTWQSRDNKTPFDLNIKIVTPEELKQNKNRNKMSMVNGGIYFISDSELLFNQALLSVTGKYSILLTDQFIQTPVLKDMITYKLSSNTYNNGKPSHYSKDIFLKISKQTNLDDQNLVKYKDIIKERELKRTTLQYEWENIQQENKKRSLNGLIMDDSSDEDDDDQNVEDNNQNGKLGNGEVYNSEKQLLNFKVPMDTIITANMTIKQQTFPYKQPKSLTKKDEYGEIVDFSQFIPIEEEDDIYIPELQKRLNSGSDSDGDDDDDDNYDDDDGNKEEQEEEEEEEEDGDDYDPAMVTKLTKKVALKKKNKNKNRNNKGKKDNIKRRQSVEQREKILFDDISYLNPLGSMPTKSEIEVKKFKIDCNLAFIDMSSFVDQRSMEIILPLLKPKKMIFIESEKAFNVKGIMGTSKLVPSSASTSFSTNNGVEIVYLNDQKEHEFATSFKSLDIFISPELEKTLHWQKILNGKYRITDVQGKLVKSEEDNTRHRFKFVLQPLHDNMDIDSKYSTAQHYNNNIHIGDVKLTDLRRILNARNYKTEFKGDGTLVVNDKVAIKKISDSETIVDGKPDKLFYEIKKIVKNMLATF from the coding sequence ATGACATTTACTCTTACATCTCTATGCGAAGTAAAGGACGACAAAAATAACACCTTATCTTTTCATGGttctttattgaaatttgaaaatgtgACTATACTATTGGATCCAGGTTGGTTCTACACTAATTCCAAAAATCAAGTAAATACCGAGGAATTTGAAGACTCTGCCACAATTTCTAACAAATTAATCGAATTTTGGGAACCTATAATATCTGATGTAAATATAATTCTAATTTCACAATCTTCTATTGATTGTTTAGGGTCATATGCTTTTTTATTCACCCTTTTCacttcaattttttataacaaCCAAATCTTGGTTTATTCTACACTACCAATAATAAGTTTGGGGAGAGTTTCAACGATTGAATTATATACCGATTGTAAACTTATTGGGCCTTTTATTGAATCCCAGTTAGATTTAGAAGATATAGAAATTGCCTTTGATTATATTAGATCTGTTAAATATTCTCAGACAATTGATTTGAAAAGTATTACTTTCACCGACGTTGCTACCAACactgaaaataatgataaattcGATGGATTGTCATTTGTTGGTTTTAACTCGGGACATTCCATTGGTGGTGTTATCTGGTGTGTTTCCTATTTTCAAgaggaaaaattaatttattgtCCACGTTGGAATCACACAAGAGATACTTTAATTAATGGTTCACAAATGATAGATACTGGCACTTCAAAACCAATAACTGCATTGCAAAGACCAAGTGGAATTATTGCATCCACTAAATATACGGTTAGTAGCCAAAATTCGTTATCATGGAGGAGAAAATTAGATCTTTTCAAAAAGATATTGCAGGAATTCCTTAACAGTTCCAACAGTAATACCATTTTAATACCGACTACTATTGGTGGCAGATTTTTGGATTTAGTTGCATGTGTTATGGACTTTatttatgaaaataaaacattgaATCGTAAAATGGCAACAGCTCCTCCAATATACTTGCTTTGTTATTCAAAAGGTAGATCTTTGACTTATGCGAAAAGTATGCTCGAATGGCTATCCAACTCTATTGTGAAAACATGGCAGAGTAGGGACAATAAAACACCATTTGATTTGAACATTAAAATTGTGACACCAGAAGaactaaaacaaaataaaaacagaaataaaatgtCGATGGTTAATGGtggaatatattttatatcaGATTCGgagttattatttaatcaAGCTCTTTTATCTGTAACCGGGAAGTACTCTATTTTGTTGACTGACCAATTTATTCAAACTCCTGTATTGAAAGATATGATCACTTATAAACTGTCATCTAATACCTACAATAATGGTAAACCAAGTCATTACAGCAAGGATATTTTCTTGAAGATATCGAAACAAACCAATCTAGATGACCAGAATCTTGTTAAGTATAAGgatattataaaagaaagagaacTTAAGAGGACAACTTTACAGTATGAATGGGAAAATATTCAgcaagaaaacaaaaaaagatccTTAAATGGATTAATTATGGATGATTCAAGTGATGAGGATGATGATGACCAGAATGTAGAGGATAACAACCAAAATGGTAAATTAGGTAATGGGGAGGTTTATAATAGTGAAAAACAGTTGCTTAACTTTAAAGTACCGATGGATACAATAATCACAGCGAATATGACtataaaacaacaaacaTTTCCATATAAACAACCCAAATCATTGACTAAGAAAGATGAATATGGTGAAATTGTAGATTTTTCACAATTTATTCCtattgaagaagaagatgacaTATATATTCCCgaattacaaaaaagattaaattCAGGTTCAGACTCTGATGGTGACGATGACGATGACGATAATTATGACGATGACGATGGTAACAAGGAAGAgcaagaagaagaagaggaagaagaggaagatgGTGACGATTATGATCCAGCAATGGTTACAAAATTAACCAAAAAAGTagctttaaaaaagaaaaataagaacAAAAATAGGAATAATAAAGGTAAGAAGgacaatattaaaagaagacAATCCGTTGAacaaagagaaaaaatattatttgatgATATATCGTATTTGAATCCATTGGGATCCATGCCTACTAAATCAGAAATAGaagtgaaaaaatttaaaattgattGTAACCTTGCATTCATAGATATGTCCTCATTTGTTGACCAAAGATCAATGGAAATTATCTTGCCCTTATTAAAAcccaaaaaaatgatatttattGAATCAGAAAAAGCTTTTAATGTAAAAGGCATCATGGGAACATCAAAGCTAGTACCTTCCTCCGCTTCTACTTCATTTTCCACGAACAATGGGGTAGAGATTGTCTATCTTAATGACCAAAAGGAACATGAGTTTGCAACGagttttaaaagtttagatatttttatttccccAGAGTTGGAAAAGACTTTACATTGGcaaaagatattaaatGGAAAATACAGGATTACTGATGTTCAAGGGAAACTAGTTAAGAGCGAAGAAGATAATACAAGACATAGATTCAAATTTGTATTGCAACCGTTACATGATAATATGGACATTGACTCAAAGTACTCAACAGCCCAGCattataacaacaatatacATATCGGAGATGTGAAATTAACTGATTTAAGAAGAATTTTAAACGCAAGGAATTATAAAACCGAATTTAAAGGCGATGGAACATTAGTGGTGAACGATAAGGTTGCTATTAAGAAAATAAGTGATAGTGAAACTATCGTTGATGGAAAACcagataaattattttacgaaattaaaaagattgTTAAAAACATGTTAGCTACCTTTTGA
- the CLF1 gene encoding Clf1p (similar to Saccharomyces cerevisiae YLR117C | CLF1 | Crooked neck-Like Factor), translating into MNNSEINNISNLATDSNAGDGVDSEMKLIRDAYIQKELKQNVSKNKRKLHIDILDLEELKYFQNLKRREFEEYLKRNRLDGPQWIRYADYEVEQRDIQRARSIFERALRVNNANIPLWIHYIDVELKNKSINHARNLLDRATTLLPQVSKLWYKYVYVEEALGQIELAREVFRKWMEVTSNETDWDSYVEFEIRHQNYDNVRKLFSNHYLKKHSNAESWLKCVNFEQNYSSVSNVRNVYSLAVDTLANNGNQINALAKVVSHFANWECEQGEMERASKLYEICLKQWPNNALLKNFYAIFAKQFGDKEFILDKRAAQYREQLLNNPTLYTVWWIYFDLLENTSTNTDNLKEAFELFEGISSTPNSLEKTDEWKQYIWIWIRILTTSELKYGVRHTTSKYEYLVNQVLKKIQKFTFGKIWVMYAKYLIRNLGDVKKARKTLGYALGRYPKKSIFHKYIKLECDLKEFDRARKLYEKLIEFEPLNLQSWLDYVKLEDTLGDIERCHGIFNAGLKVFISTDEEKKRDEKLLPKWYNEYIKFETEQSEYTEARKLWNDFCNKVGDTETQIWVNWAYWECSAPTDSQLEVLDKYSDENEDSESEDMINFDITQENIENGRKVLEKALVNFRGDPIKRLAILKKYVIFEKTYGTNEHLKHIQSRLPIIKHVLLKKNGIEKDSIQYQFPDDANLSNGKKDEENQESEENLASSNPMLKLLTKAKEWKEQQYQG; encoded by the coding sequence atgaATAATAGcgaaattaataatatatcaaatTTGGCTACAGACAGCAATGCTGGTGATGGTGTGGATAGTGAAATGAAGTTGATTAGAGATGCTTATATACAAAAAGaactaaaacaaaatgtatcaaaaaataaacgaaAATTGCACATAGATATTTTGGATttagaagaattaaaatattttcaaaatttaaaaagaagagaatttgaagaatatttgaaaagaaatagaCTTGATGGACCACAGTGGATAAGGTATGCAGATTATGAAGTTGAACAAAGAGATATACAAAGAGCTCGCTCTATATTTGAAAGAGCGTTAAGAGTGAATAATGCAAATATTCCTCTATGGATTCATTACATTGACGTAgagttgaaaaataaaagtattaatCATGCAAGAAATTTATTAGATAGAGCAACTACTCTTTTACCGCAGGTTAGTAAATTATGGTATAAATACGTTTATGTGGAAGAGGCGTTGGGACAAATTGAATTAGCAAGAGAAGTTTTCCGCAAATGGATGGAAGTAACGTCCAATGAAACAGATTGGGATTCTTACGTTGAATTTGAAATACGGCATCAAAATTATGACAATGTTAGAAAACTTTTTAGCAACCATTACCTTAAAAAACATTCCAACGCAGAATCTTGGTTAAAATGCGTCAATTTTGAACAAAATTATTCGAGCGTTTCTAATGTAAGGAATGTATATTCATTGGCTGTAGATACATTGGCAAATAATGGCAATCAAATCAATGCTCTGGCTAAAGTTGTATCCCATTTTGCCAATTGGGAATGTGAGCAAGGTGAAATGGAAAGGGCTTCAAAATTGTACGAAATTTGTCTAAAACAATGGCCTAATAATGCACTGTTGAAAAATTTCTACGCTATTTTTGCTAAACAATTCGGTGACAAAGAATTCATATTAGATAAAAGGGCAGCCCAATACAGAGAgcaattattaaataatccAACTTTATATACAGTATGGTGGATCTATTTTGATTTACTTGAAAATACTAGTACTAATACtgataatttaaaagaagcGTTTGAATTGTTTGAGGGAATTTCATCCACACCAAACAGTTTGGAGAAAACTGATGAATGGAAacaatatatatggatATGGATTAGAATTTTGACAACGTCTGAGTTAAAATATGGAGTTCGGCACACGACGTCAAAATATGAGTATTTGGTTAATCAAGTTTTGAAGAAGATTCAAAAGTTTACCTTTGGTAAGATATGGGTAATGTATGCTAAATACTTAATAAGAAATCTTGGGGATGTTAAAAAGGCTAGAAAAACCTTAGGATATGCCCTGGGAAGATACCCGAAAAAGTCAATTTttcataaatatattaaattggaATGTGATTTAAAGGAATTTGATCGTGCACGGAAACtatatgaaaaattaattgaattTGAACCATTAAATCTTCAATCCTGGCTGGACTATGTAAAATTGGAGGACACTTTGGGCGACATAGAGAGATGTCATGGTATTTTTAATGCTGGATTGAAAGTGTTTATCTCAActgatgaagaaaaaaaaagggacgAAAAATTGTTACCGAAATGGTATAATGAATACATTAAATTTGAAACCGAGCAAAGTGAATATACGGAAGCCCGAAAACTGTGGAATGATTTCTGTAATAAAGTGGGGGACACAGAAACTCAAATATGGGTTAATTGGGCTTATTGGGAATGCTCGGCACCTACTGATTCTCAATTAGAAGTCTTGGACAAATATAGTGATGAAAACGAGGATTCTGAAAGTGAGGATATGATAAATTTTGATATTACTCAAGAAAACATTGAAAATGGACGTAAAGTTTTAGAAAAAGCATTGGTTAACTTCCGTGGAGATCCAATAAAAAGGCTtgctattttaaaaaaatatgtgaTATTTGAAAAGACCTATGGCACTAATGAACATTTGAAGCATATACAATCTAGATTGCCGATTATTAAACATGTattactgaaaaaaaatggaattgaaaaagataGCATTCAATACCAGTTTCCTGATGATGCAAACCTCTCTAATGGAAAAAAGGACGAAGAAAACCAAGAAAGTGAGGAAAACTTAGCGTCAAGTAACCCAATGTTAAAATTACTAACAAAAGCAAAAGAATGGAAGGAACAGCAATATCAGGGATAA
- the MTQ2 gene encoding S-adenosylmethionine-dependent methyltransferase (similar to Saccharomyces cerevisiae YDR140W | MTQ2 | Methyltransferase) yields MLATPLYNCDYDRVYEPAEDSFLLLDSLESELSFLRSIFEKDNYFPIILEIGCGSGIVTTFLHQHAIPTNKGLYLPVDINPWAIDATLQTIKKNPPTKDLQTTTIVDPLLMDLVAGLKSNSVDLLVFNPPYVPAEAVPNLPPGTNDEGWLDLALLGGEDGLVVTNKLLNNLHNILSPKGVAYILFCARNKPQEIQLRMEGHGWKVDLIEKRKAGWEVLSVYKFQKIKTNF; encoded by the coding sequence ATGCTAGCCACACCATTATATAATTGTGATTATGATAGGGTATATGAACCAGCAGAGGattcatttcttttattagatTCTTTAGAATCTGAATTATCCTTTTTAAGATCAATCTTTGAAAAAGACAACTATTTCCCCATCATATTAGAAATTGGTTGTGGCTCAGGAATTGTAACCACATTTTTACATCAACATGCTATACCAACAAATAAAGGATTGTATTTGCCAGTAGATATAAACCCATGGGCCATCGATGCTACCTTACaaaccataaaaaaaaatcccCCAACTAAAGATCTACAGACAACAACTATAGTGGATCCGCTTCTTATGGATTTGGTTGCAGGCTTAAAAAGTAATTCGGTTGATTTACTGGTTTTTAACCCACCTTATGTGCCAGCAGAAGCGGTACCTAACTTACCACCTGGCACAAATGATGAAGGTTGGTTAGACTTGGCATTGCTAGGAGGCGAAGATGGATTAGTTGTTACAAATAAACTACTAAATAATCTAcacaatattttatcacCCAAGGGAGTAGCATACATTCTATTTTGTGCTCGAAACAAACCCCAAGAGATCCAATTGAGAATGGAAGGGCATGGTTGGAAAGTCGATTTGatagagaaaagaaaggcAGGTTGGGAGGTACTTAGTGTATACAAATttcagaaaataaaaacaaatttttaa
- the MSL5 gene encoding mRNA splicing protein MSL5 (similar to Saccharomyces cerevisiae YLR116W | MSL5 | Mud Synthetic-Lethal), translating into MSKDVSSDGLWTRSLPPTERNYQNNNTLPKKIISSMITPEQAICYQVYYRIEEITNILNNNIIDYCHLPQRERSPSPPPIYDAKGRRTNSREQRFKKKLEDERHRLIDIALKMIPHYKAPLNYKKPNSFKDKYFIPVEQFPNVNFVGLLLGPRGNTLKQLQQTSGCKIAIRGKGSVKEGKTAADLPKGAMNLSEPLHCVIIADSEEKLAKGIKACESVVIKAVTSPEGQNDLKRGQLRELAELNGTLREDNRPCAICGLKGHKRFDCPQRENYANKIICEKCGQPGHVAQDCIILSKANQRNNNSSTLGNYNRSTINNYNNTITTIKQNNNNNNNNNNNNNNNNNNNNNNNNNNNNNNPSNKRFSPSNDVIENYNNTHKRRHLNNGPLKPQPQQNNRYLQEVSRYNTQVRGGKKDETRVQNNNKTIVKSINIVRQESKPTPNISINQNVKTPLPPGLDLTNTSSTPLSPPPPPPPTIFDEDMNKEQENFDEEEKQFFPLPPGMSLESLNNTSQLPPGLSGPPGL; encoded by the coding sequence ATGTCTAAAGATGTAAGTAGTGATGGGTTGTGGACGAGATCACTACCACCAACTGAACGtaattatcaaaataacaatactctaccaaaaaaaataatatctaGTATGATCACCCCAGAACAAGCTATATGTTACCAAGTTTATTATAGAATAGAAGAAATaactaatattttaaacaataatattatcgaTTATTGCCATCTACCACAAAGGGAAAGGTCGCCCTCACCGCCGCCAATTTATGATGCAAAGGGGAGAAGAACTAATTCCAGAGAacaaagatttaaaaaaaaattagaagatGAAAGACATAGATTAATAGATATTGcattaaaaatgattcCTCATTATAAAGCCCcattaaattataaaaaaccAAATAGTTTTAAGGACAAGTATTTTATCCCAGTCGAGCAGTTTCCTAATGTAAACTTTGTGGGACTACTATTAGGACCACGTGGAAATACATTAAAACAGTTGCAACAAACTTCTGGTTGTAAGATTGCTATTAGAGGAAAAGGCTCAGTCAAGGAGGGGAAAACGGCAGCTGATTTACCAAAGGGTGCCATGAACTTATCAGAACCTTTGCATTGTGTGATTATCGCAGATtcagaagaaaaattggCTAAAGGCATTAAAGCCTGTGAATCAGTGGTAATTAAGGCAGTTACATCGCCTGAAGGGCAAAATGATTTGAAGAGGGGACAACTAAGAGAATTGGCAGAACTAAATGGAACCTTAAGAGAAGACAATAGGCCTTGTGCAATCTGTGGATTGAAAGGACACAAAAGGTTTGACTGTCCTCAGAGAGAAAACTATGCTAATAAGATTATTTGTGAGAAATGTGGTCAACCTGGACATGTTGCCCAAGATTGTATTATTCTATCTAAAGCTAATCAACGgaataacaatagtagCACACTTGGCAATTATAATCGAAGCACTATTAACAAttacaataatactattaccactattaaacaaaataataataataataataataataataataataataataataataataataataataataataataacaacaacaacaacaacaacaatccCAGTAACAAAAGATTCTCACCTTCTAATGATGTTATTGAAAACTACAATAATACTCATAAAAGAAGGCATTTAAATAATGGACCACTAAAACCTCAACCCCAGCAAAATAACAGATACCTGCAAGAGGTTAGTAGGTATAATACTCAAGTTAGAGGAGgtaaaaaagatgaaactcgtgttcaaaataataacaagaCTATTGTAAAAAGCATTAATATCGTAAGGCAAGAATCCAAACCGACTCCAAATATCTCGATTAACCAAAATGTTAAAACGCCGTTGCCACCAGGCTTAGATTTGACTAATACCTCTTCTACACCATTatcaccaccaccaccaccaccacccaCTATTTTTGATGAAGATATGAATAAAGAGCAAGAAAACTTTGACGAAGaggaaaaacaattttttccattGCCACCGGGTATGTCCTTGGAATCATTGAATAATACGTCCCAGCTGCCACCCGGCTTGAGTGGTCCTCCTGGTTTATAA